From Pseudoalteromonas viridis, the proteins below share one genomic window:
- a CDS encoding NUDIX domain-containing protein, giving the protein MKPVAQFNHQDVVLDEPERCYNKFFKIDLYRFKHALFGGGQSQTICREILERGHAVAVLPYDPATDQVLLIEQIRIGALATKDSPWLLECIAGMAEGSQDYEGVVRKEAMEEAGLALDELHYMTSYLSSPGGSTERLYLYLAKADLSQAGGIYGLPEEGEDIKVHVMPFSEALTRLENEEIDNAATVISLQWLALHKAKMLAQWHAQPI; this is encoded by the coding sequence ATGAAACCAGTTGCACAATTTAATCATCAGGATGTGGTATTAGATGAGCCTGAGCGTTGTTATAACAAATTCTTTAAAATTGACCTGTATCGCTTTAAGCATGCGCTGTTTGGCGGCGGTCAGTCGCAAACCATTTGTCGCGAAATTTTAGAGCGTGGCCATGCCGTGGCGGTGTTGCCTTACGACCCAGCCACCGATCAGGTGTTACTGATTGAACAGATCCGTATCGGAGCACTGGCAACCAAAGATTCGCCCTGGCTGCTGGAATGCATTGCAGGTATGGCCGAGGGGAGTCAGGATTATGAAGGGGTGGTGCGCAAAGAAGCGATGGAAGAGGCCGGTCTGGCATTGGATGAATTGCATTATATGACATCGTATTTATCCAGCCCGGGCGGTTCAACGGAGCGTTTATACCTTTATCTGGCCAAGGCGGACCTGAGTCAGGCGGGAGGGATCTATGGTTTGCCCGAAGAAGGCGAAGACATTAAAGTACACGTTATGCCCTTTAGTGAGGCCTTAACGCGGCTCGAAAATGAGGAAATAGATAACGCTGCGACGGTGATTAGTCTACAATGGTTGGCGTTACACAAAGCCAAAATGCTGGCGCAGTGGCACGCTCAGCCGATTTAA
- a CDS encoding LysR family transcriptional regulator, whose amino-acid sequence MIERTDIQWLLSFVAVYEKLSFKLAAQQRLLPTSNISRHVAQLEQHLNTRLLERTTRKMHPTASGTQLYETIKPLLQRMDDALTEVCEHSDALSGHLNLVMPDLPVLAALIADFCHQHPDITLSCDTQLNPSEGIMEGLDLVIRFGRGTLIDSGWVAQPLLTLPSCVVGAPALLADHANLHTLETLSKVPCITSLTALQGTPWRFKHNKTLHVQSSYKVNSGHMAKAAAIQGLGFAILPKHMCQAEFEAGTLVELTLDDEPEELVLYAFYSGRKYPQKKVTALIAHLKTGLRESDTSAQ is encoded by the coding sequence ATGATTGAACGGACCGATATTCAATGGTTACTGAGCTTTGTGGCAGTGTATGAGAAGTTGAGCTTCAAACTGGCAGCGCAGCAACGCCTGTTACCCACTTCTAATATCAGCCGTCATGTTGCCCAACTGGAGCAACACTTAAACACCCGACTGCTGGAGCGTACAACCCGGAAAATGCACCCGACAGCATCAGGTACACAGCTTTATGAGACCATAAAACCACTGCTACAAAGAATGGATGATGCACTGACAGAGGTCTGTGAGCACAGTGATGCGTTATCCGGGCACCTTAATCTGGTTATGCCAGATTTGCCTGTCCTGGCAGCGCTTATCGCCGACTTCTGCCATCAGCACCCCGATATCACGCTCAGTTGCGATACCCAGCTAAATCCCTCGGAAGGTATTATGGAGGGCTTAGACTTGGTGATCCGCTTTGGGCGCGGCACCTTGATTGATTCGGGCTGGGTCGCACAACCACTTCTGACACTGCCAAGCTGTGTTGTCGGAGCGCCGGCTTTGCTTGCCGACCATGCCAATCTGCACACACTGGAAACACTGAGCAAAGTGCCCTGCATTACCAGCCTGACCGCACTGCAAGGCACGCCCTGGCGATTTAAGCACAATAAAACCCTGCATGTGCAATCCAGCTATAAAGTTAACAGTGGCCACATGGCCAAAGCCGCCGCCATACAGGGACTGGGATTTGCCATTTTGCCCAAACATATGTGCCAGGCGGAATTTGAGGCTGGCACTTTAGTGGAGCTCACGTTAGACGATGAGCCTGAAGAGCTGGTGTTGTATGCATTTTACTCGGGTCGCAAATACCCACAGAAAAAAGTCACCGCGCTTATTGCGCATCTGAAAACAGGACTAAGAGAATCAGATACATCAGCACAGTAG
- a CDS encoding DUF1249 domain-containing protein: MQKEYIQSLPKYITLCERNYLRALKLLPEESLGNSRELHLGSASYQIRIDGIARYTTDIAVVQKQQISAHLDDFALSVRLYHDAKVAEVIHHDFHQRIKPSYRYPNPDMHHKDEKYQLNAFLADWLMACLESGRVPLNWDVNNGLV; encoded by the coding sequence ATGCAAAAAGAGTACATCCAGTCTTTACCCAAATACATCACCTTGTGCGAGCGCAATTATTTGCGGGCGCTAAAACTGCTACCTGAAGAATCATTGGGTAACAGTCGTGAGCTTCATCTGGGCTCAGCCAGTTATCAGATCCGCATTGATGGCATTGCGCGTTACACCACAGACATTGCTGTGGTGCAGAAACAGCAGATCAGCGCCCATCTGGATGATTTTGCTTTGTCTGTGCGCTTGTACCACGATGCCAAAGTGGCTGAAGTGATCCACCACGACTTTCATCAGCGCATTAAACCGTCTTACCGCTATCCTAATCCGGATATGCACCATAAAGACGAAAAATATCAGCTTAACGCCTTTTTGGCCGACTGGTTAATGGCTTGTCTGGAAAGCGGCCGGGTGCCACTCAACTGGGACGTCAACAATGGCCTGGTTTAA
- a CDS encoding metallophosphoesterase family protein, with the protein MAWFKQSHQFSGAELRLAHITDSHLFGSREGCYFEVNTAAHFISVLDALAGEALDGVVFGGDLTQDHSAESYTLFAELVAQSSLDCPLFWVPGNHDDLTMLAQISEGQISAAKHLQCEQGDILLLNSKGPTPAGWCEAAHLAELEAVLCEASRPVLAFCHHHPIPIDGYLDKHMLENGPQLLNVLVDSQRVEALIHGHVHHAYAQSFRSLPVYATPATSIQFAKNTADWQQHNLGPAYRLVHWSAKGLHTEVKWLAN; encoded by the coding sequence ATGGCCTGGTTTAAGCAATCACATCAGTTCAGCGGTGCAGAGTTGCGCCTTGCGCATATTACAGACAGCCATCTGTTTGGCAGCCGTGAGGGCTGCTATTTTGAGGTCAATACGGCAGCACACTTTATCAGCGTACTCGATGCCCTGGCCGGGGAAGCGCTCGATGGCGTGGTGTTTGGTGGTGACCTAACTCAGGATCACAGCGCCGAGTCTTATACGCTGTTTGCCGAACTGGTGGCGCAATCGTCGCTCGACTGTCCGCTATTTTGGGTACCGGGTAATCACGATGATCTCACGATGTTGGCGCAGATCAGCGAGGGACAGATCAGTGCCGCCAAGCATTTACAATGCGAGCAGGGTGACATTTTGCTGCTGAACAGCAAAGGCCCCACGCCCGCAGGCTGGTGCGAGGCTGCACACCTGGCTGAGCTTGAGGCAGTGCTCTGCGAAGCATCAAGACCGGTATTGGCATTTTGTCATCATCATCCGATCCCGATTGACGGCTACCTGGATAAGCATATGCTGGAAAACGGCCCTCAGCTACTCAATGTGCTGGTCGACAGTCAGCGTGTTGAGGCACTCATTCATGGCCATGTGCACCATGCCTATGCGCAGTCGTTTCGTAGTTTGCCTGTGTATGCCACACCGGCGACGTCTATCCAGTTTGCAAAAAACACCGCAGACTGGCAGCAGCATAATTTAGGGCCTGCCTATCGACTGGTTCACTGGAGCGCAAAAGGTTTGCACACTGAGGTGAAATGGCTCGCAAATTAA
- a CDS encoding YqiA/YcfP family alpha/beta fold hydrolase gives MARKLIYIHGFNSSEQSFKAQQLGQWLAQQSFACTYLTPRLHYDPAIAIVQLEHLLDADTALVGSSLGGYYATYLSQQHGLRAVVVNPAVRPFELLHDYLGPQYNPYQQQHYTLTHQHVETLRQLYVESLHSPENILLLQQSGDEVLPYQQAVNYFSASPSHIEFGGDHSFIGFERYFDTLVRFLEITNTNKESQIQL, from the coding sequence ATGGCTCGCAAATTAATCTATATCCATGGCTTTAACAGCTCAGAGCAGTCCTTTAAGGCGCAACAATTAGGTCAGTGGCTTGCGCAACAGTCGTTTGCGTGTACTTATCTGACGCCTCGTTTGCATTACGACCCGGCCATTGCCATTGTCCAGCTTGAACACTTGCTGGATGCAGATACTGCGCTGGTTGGTAGCTCTTTGGGTGGCTATTACGCCACCTACTTGTCGCAGCAACATGGCTTGCGCGCTGTGGTGGTGAATCCGGCAGTGCGCCCGTTTGAATTGTTGCATGACTATCTTGGACCTCAGTATAATCCCTACCAGCAACAGCATTACACGTTGACGCATCAGCATGTTGAAACTCTGCGTCAGCTCTACGTTGAGTCACTGCACTCACCAGAAAATATTTTATTGCTACAACAAAGCGGCGATGAAGTGTTACCCTATCAACAGGCTGTAAATTACTTCAGCGCCAGCCCCAGTCATATTGAGTTTGGCGGGGACCATAGTTTTATTGGTTTTGAGCGGTACTTTGACACCCTTGTCAGGTTTCTCGAAATCACCAACACGAACAAAGAAAGTCAGATCCAATTATGA
- the parC gene encoding DNA topoisomerase IV subunit A — MTDPQTLSLQGIEQLAMGRFTEDAYLNYSMYVIMDRALPHIGDGLKPVQRRIVYAMSELGLSAAAKYKKSARTVGDVLGKYHPHGDSACYEAMVLMAQPFSYRYPLIDGQGNWGAADDPKSFAAMRYTEARLSKFSEVLLKELGQGTVDWIPNFDGTMNEPMVLPARLPHILLNGVTGIAVGMATDIPPHNVRELAEACCTLLDKPKTTLEEVLEMVQAPDYPTEAEIITPKAEIQKIYTTGRGSIKMRAVYEEDQGEVVITALPHQVSGAKVLEQIAAQMTAKKLPMVADLRDESDHENPTRIVVVPRSNRVKVEPLMAHLFATTDLEKNYRINLNMIGLDGRPQVKDLRTILAEWLVFRRDTVRRRLQYRLDKVLARLHILEGLMIAFLNIDEVIEIIRTEDKPKDELMSRFGLSDKQAEAILDLKLRHLAKLEEMKIRGEQDELSAERDKLEQTLGSERRMSTLLKKEIREAAELYGDERRSPVVERLEAKALSEKDLIPSESVTVVLSEKGWARVAKGHDIDAEGLNYRAGDSYKASAKGRSNQPAVFLDSSGRAFATDAHSLPSARSQGEPMTGRFNLAAGTNFEHVVMGEEQSLYLMATDGGYGFIAEFNDLVSKNKNGKALVSIPKGAELMAPITVGDVATDRCMAISNEGRMLIFPLRDLPKLAKGKGNKIISIPSAKVQAREEFVKVLAAIPDGCAVTLHAGKRKLTLKPGDLEHYYGERGRRGNKLPRGLQRVDGFEIEHNGNDAAELDDSEQSADES; from the coding sequence ATGACAGATCCGCAAACCCTGTCCTTACAGGGGATTGAACAACTGGCGATGGGCCGCTTCACAGAAGACGCCTATCTCAATTACTCCATGTATGTGATCATGGACCGGGCCCTGCCACACATTGGCGACGGCCTGAAGCCAGTGCAACGGCGTATTGTGTATGCCATGAGCGAGCTGGGCCTGTCGGCCGCAGCCAAATATAAAAAATCAGCCCGTACTGTGGGTGACGTGCTGGGTAAATACCACCCGCATGGCGACAGCGCCTGTTACGAAGCCATGGTGCTGATGGCGCAGCCATTCTCCTATCGCTATCCATTGATCGACGGTCAGGGTAACTGGGGTGCGGCTGACGATCCTAAGTCGTTCGCTGCGATGCGTTATACCGAAGCGCGTTTGTCTAAATTCTCAGAAGTACTACTCAAAGAATTGGGCCAGGGCACGGTTGACTGGATCCCCAACTTTGACGGCACCATGAACGAGCCTATGGTGCTGCCGGCTCGACTGCCACACATCCTGCTCAATGGTGTGACCGGTATTGCCGTGGGCATGGCCACAGACATCCCGCCGCACAATGTGCGCGAGCTGGCCGAAGCCTGCTGTACCTTGCTCGACAAACCGAAAACCACACTTGAAGAAGTGCTGGAAATGGTACAGGCGCCGGATTATCCAACCGAAGCCGAGATCATCACACCAAAAGCCGAGATCCAGAAGATTTACACCACCGGGCGCGGCTCGATTAAAATGCGTGCAGTGTATGAAGAAGATCAGGGTGAAGTGGTGATCACCGCGCTGCCTCATCAGGTATCCGGTGCCAAGGTACTGGAGCAAATTGCGGCGCAGATGACCGCCAAAAAGCTGCCTATGGTCGCTGACTTACGTGATGAATCGGATCATGAAAACCCAACCCGCATCGTGGTGGTACCGCGCTCTAACCGGGTGAAAGTTGAGCCACTGATGGCACACCTGTTTGCCACCACAGATCTGGAAAAGAACTACCGGATCAACCTCAACATGATTGGCCTGGATGGTCGCCCTCAGGTCAAAGACCTACGTACTATCCTGGCCGAGTGGTTGGTGTTTCGTCGCGATACGGTGCGCCGTCGTTTGCAGTATCGCCTCGATAAGGTGCTGGCGCGTTTGCATATTCTTGAAGGTTTAATGATTGCCTTTTTGAATATCGACGAAGTGATTGAAATCATCCGCACCGAAGACAAGCCCAAAGACGAGCTGATGAGCCGCTTCGGGCTGTCGGACAAACAAGCCGAAGCCATTTTAGACTTGAAGCTGCGCCACCTGGCGAAGCTTGAAGAAATGAAGATCCGTGGCGAGCAGGATGAACTGAGCGCCGAGCGCGACAAGCTGGAGCAAACGCTGGGCTCTGAGCGCAGAATGTCGACGCTGCTGAAAAAAGAAATTCGCGAAGCGGCCGAATTATACGGTGATGAGCGTCGCTCACCGGTTGTGGAGCGTCTTGAAGCCAAAGCCCTGAGCGAGAAAGATCTCATTCCATCGGAATCAGTCACTGTGGTGCTGTCTGAAAAAGGCTGGGCCCGGGTTGCCAAAGGCCACGATATTGATGCCGAAGGGCTCAATTACCGCGCCGGAGACAGTTACAAGGCATCGGCCAAAGGCCGCAGTAATCAGCCTGCGGTGTTCCTTGACAGCTCTGGCCGGGCATTTGCTACCGATGCACACAGTTTGCCATCGGCCCGTAGTCAGGGCGAACCGATGACCGGGCGTTTTAACCTGGCAGCGGGCACCAACTTTGAGCATGTGGTCATGGGTGAAGAGCAGTCGCTTTACCTGATGGCCACCGATGGCGGCTACGGTTTTATTGCTGAGTTTAACGACCTGGTCAGCAAGAACAAAAATGGTAAGGCCCTGGTCAGCATCCCGAAAGGGGCAGAGCTGATGGCACCCATTACAGTGGGTGATGTGGCGACCGATCGGTGTATGGCCATTTCTAACGAAGGCCGGATGCTGATATTCCCGCTGCGCGACCTGCCAAAACTGGCCAAAGGTAAAGGTAACAAGATCATCTCTATCCCGAGTGCCAAAGTACAGGCCCGCGAGGAGTTTGTAAAAGTGCTCGCCGCAATCCCCGATGGCTGCGCCGTGACCTTACATGCCGGTAAGCGCAAACTCACACTCAAACCCGGCGACCTGGAGCACTACTATGGTGAACGCGGTCGTCGTGGTAACAAGCTGCCCAGAGGCCTGCAACGGGTCGATGGGTTTGAGATTGAGCATAATGGCAATGACGCCGCTGAATTAGATGACAGCGAGCAGTCAGCAGACGAGTCTTAA
- a CDS encoding FAD-dependent monooxygenase, which yields MQKKRIAIIGAGVAGMALAILARKQGHEVQVYERAATHTTMGAGVTLWPNAMYVLHKMGLAQQAIRAGGTPESLCQYDRSGNRQTTLDIGELNRHCGYTSVTILRRDLMRILGEVLTELGVAIKFATSVTCKEVDSLRQANDLVVGADGRMQSVVRRMLFAEAGTPRYQGFINVIGVSKLRPGTLANHIGDFRHPTERFGIVPVRPDICYWAGAWRTSFDESCTQHDWLGELRQRFGGWAEAVQAVLRHPEPESVRPIFVHDLDPLPYWHKDNMVLIGDAAHASLPTSGQGACQALEDAWQLACLMSQQGELSAVLSQFYRLRIEKTTLAQHVGRQLAQQLFSGQSDEPATHPEMSLAQLSRLWMQGLDE from the coding sequence ATGCAAAAGAAACGTATAGCGATAATTGGCGCGGGTGTCGCGGGCATGGCGTTGGCAATACTGGCAAGAAAACAAGGGCATGAGGTACAAGTTTATGAGCGAGCAGCGACTCACACAACCATGGGAGCAGGCGTTACATTATGGCCCAATGCCATGTATGTGTTACATAAAATGGGGCTGGCACAGCAAGCTATTCGTGCAGGAGGCACGCCTGAGTCACTGTGTCAGTATGACCGCAGCGGAAACAGACAAACTACCCTGGATATTGGCGAGCTAAACCGGCACTGTGGCTATACCAGCGTGACCATACTGCGTCGCGACTTGATGCGGATACTGGGTGAGGTGCTCACAGAGCTGGGGGTCGCCATTAAATTTGCAACCTCCGTAACCTGCAAAGAAGTAGACAGCCTCAGACAAGCGAACGATCTGGTCGTTGGCGCTGATGGCAGAATGCAGTCGGTGGTGCGCCGAATGTTATTCGCCGAGGCGGGCACACCTCGCTACCAGGGGTTTATTAATGTGATAGGGGTAAGCAAGCTCAGGCCCGGTACGCTGGCCAATCATATTGGCGATTTTCGCCACCCCACGGAGCGCTTTGGCATAGTGCCCGTAAGGCCCGATATATGCTATTGGGCCGGGGCCTGGCGCACATCATTCGATGAAAGTTGTACTCAGCATGACTGGCTGGGTGAGCTAAGGCAGCGCTTTGGCGGCTGGGCTGAAGCGGTTCAGGCCGTGCTGAGGCACCCGGAACCTGAGTCGGTCCGGCCTATCTTTGTCCATGATTTGGATCCTCTCCCATACTGGCATAAAGACAATATGGTGCTGATTGGCGATGCAGCGCACGCGTCCTTACCCACGTCAGGACAAGGGGCGTGTCAGGCACTGGAAGACGCCTGGCAGCTGGCCTGCCTGATGTCTCAACAGGGCGAACTCAGCGCCGTGTTAAGCCAGTTTTACCGACTGCGGATAGAGAAAACCACCCTGGCCCAGCATGTCGGCCGACAGTTAGCGCAGCAGCTTTTTTCCGGGCAAAGTGATGAGCCGGCCACCCACCCTGAAATGTCTCTGGCCCAGCTGAGCCGGCTATGGATGCAGGGGCTTGATGAATAA
- the parE gene encoding DNA topoisomerase IV subunit B, with protein MSQQNYNAEAIEVLNGLEPVKRRPGMYTDTTRPNHLGQEVIDNSVDEALAGHASKIEVILHEDNSLQVIDDGRGMPVDIHPEEGIPGVELILTKLHAGGKFSNKNYQFSGGLHGVGISVVNALSTRVEITVKRDAQVYQMAFEHGDKVEDLEVTGTVGKRNTGTSVQFWPDPSYFDSANFSLSKLNYLLKAKAVLCPGLRIRFINKQTKETQEWCYESGLEDYLKDSAKGFETLPQSPFVGSFSGSTEGVDWALHWLPEGGESITESYVNLIPTAQGGTHVNGLRQGLLEAMREFCEFRNLLPRGVKLTPDDVWDKCSYVLSVKMQDPQFAGQTKEKLSSRSCATFVSGIVKDAFSLWLNEHTDTAEALAELCISNAQKRMRAAKKVVRKKVTSGPALPGKLTDCSGSETERSELFLVEGDSAGGSAKQARDREFQAIMPLRGKILNTWEVDSGQILASQEVHDISVALGIDPDSEDLSALRYGKVCILADADSDGLHIATLLCALFVKHFPELVRRGHVYVAMPPLFRIDVGKEVYYALDEDEKRGILDRIEAEKKRGKVNVQRFKGLGEMNPMQLRETTMDPNTRRLVQLTLDEPEETLEVMDMLLAKKRAGDRKTWLEQHGDKAEV; from the coding sequence ATGAGTCAGCAGAATTATAATGCCGAAGCCATTGAGGTGTTGAATGGTCTGGAGCCGGTGAAACGCCGGCCTGGCATGTATACCGACACCACACGACCCAATCACCTGGGTCAGGAAGTAATAGACAACAGTGTCGATGAGGCCCTGGCTGGCCATGCCAGCAAGATCGAAGTGATCCTGCATGAAGACAATTCGCTCCAGGTGATTGACGACGGGCGCGGCATGCCTGTTGATATTCATCCCGAAGAGGGGATCCCCGGCGTAGAGCTGATCCTGACCAAACTGCACGCTGGTGGTAAATTCTCAAATAAAAACTATCAATTTTCCGGCGGTCTGCACGGGGTGGGGATCTCTGTGGTCAACGCCTTATCAACCCGGGTTGAAATCACGGTTAAGCGGGATGCCCAGGTTTATCAGATGGCATTCGAACATGGCGACAAAGTCGAAGACTTAGAAGTGACTGGCACAGTTGGTAAACGCAATACCGGTACTTCAGTGCAATTCTGGCCAGATCCCAGTTATTTTGATTCCGCCAACTTCTCGCTCAGCAAGCTCAACTATCTGCTCAAAGCAAAAGCCGTGCTGTGCCCGGGTCTGCGTATTCGCTTTATCAACAAGCAAACCAAAGAAACGCAGGAGTGGTGCTACGAGTCGGGCCTGGAAGATTACTTAAAAGACAGTGCCAAAGGTTTTGAGACCTTGCCACAAAGCCCGTTTGTGGGCAGCTTTAGTGGCTCCACCGAAGGCGTTGACTGGGCATTGCACTGGCTGCCAGAGGGCGGCGAGTCGATCACCGAAAGCTATGTAAACCTCATTCCCACCGCGCAGGGCGGCACACACGTCAATGGTCTGCGTCAGGGCCTGTTGGAAGCCATGCGTGAGTTTTGTGAATTCCGTAACCTGTTACCACGTGGCGTAAAGCTGACTCCCGATGATGTCTGGGACAAGTGTAGTTATGTGTTATCGGTGAAAATGCAGGATCCGCAGTTTGCCGGTCAGACCAAAGAAAAGCTGTCATCGCGCTCCTGCGCGACGTTTGTCTCGGGGATTGTCAAAGATGCCTTCAGCCTGTGGCTGAATGAGCACACCGACACCGCCGAAGCTTTGGCTGAGCTGTGTATCAGCAACGCGCAAAAACGTATGCGTGCGGCCAAGAAAGTGGTGCGTAAAAAGGTCACCAGTGGTCCGGCATTACCGGGTAAACTCACCGATTGCTCGGGCTCAGAAACCGAACGCTCCGAGCTGTTTTTGGTGGAAGGGGACTCGGCGGGCGGCTCTGCCAAACAGGCGCGCGACCGTGAGTTTCAGGCCATCATGCCGCTGCGTGGTAAAATTTTGAATACCTGGGAAGTTGACTCAGGGCAGATTTTGGCCTCGCAGGAAGTCCACGATATTTCCGTGGCGCTGGGCATCGACCCAGACTCCGAAGACCTGTCGGCGCTACGTTACGGTAAAGTGTGTATTCTGGCCGATGCTGACTCCGACGGGCTGCACATTGCCACTTTGTTGTGTGCCCTATTCGTGAAACACTTCCCGGAGCTGGTGCGTCGTGGTCATGTGTATGTGGCCATGCCGCCGTTGTTCCGTATCGACGTGGGTAAAGAGGTGTATTATGCGCTGGATGAAGACGAAAAACGCGGCATCTTAGACCGCATTGAAGCTGAGAAAAAGCGCGGCAAAGTCAACGTGCAGCGCTTTAAAGGTTTGGGTGAAATGAACCCAATGCAGCTGCGCGAAACCACCATGGACCCCAACACCCGCCGGCTGGTACAGCTGACCCTGGATGAGCCAGAGGAAACGCTTGAAGTGATGGACATGCTGCTGGCCAAGAAGCGTGCCGGTGACCGAAAGACCTGGCTGGAACAACATGGTGATAAGGCAGAAGTGTAA